From Rhodococcus sp. B7740, one genomic window encodes:
- a CDS encoding acyl-CoA thioesterase domain-containing protein: MRPRAHARSPWSEDLVHGRLVSGLMAREVERLHIGADLHPARMTTDLFRPIPMSPFTIDTVIRREGKRLIVVEVTVRSGDVPVALSSVQILRSGPPGPDVAWVPEYYAAPSPETIGPPPRVAPKHFGEVRRVEQSVGGRRFSWFRETCELLEGHRDTPFGTLAAAADWVSPFTNMGADRLAYINADVTLYCSRLPVGPWIGFENLDHVRSGGVSVSVCALHDTVGRIGTAASAALPY; the protein is encoded by the coding sequence ATTCGTCCCCGGGCTCATGCGCGCAGTCCGTGGTCCGAGGATCTCGTTCACGGCCGACTGGTGTCGGGATTGATGGCACGCGAGGTCGAACGACTGCACATAGGGGCCGATCTGCATCCCGCGCGGATGACCACCGATCTGTTCAGACCGATCCCTATGTCGCCGTTCACGATCGACACCGTGATCCGTCGCGAGGGCAAGCGGTTGATCGTTGTCGAAGTCACCGTGCGGTCGGGTGATGTGCCGGTCGCGCTGTCGAGCGTGCAGATCCTGCGGTCCGGCCCGCCCGGTCCTGACGTCGCCTGGGTACCCGAGTATTACGCCGCTCCATCCCCGGAGACGATCGGCCCACCGCCTCGGGTGGCACCGAAGCATTTCGGAGAGGTCCGACGCGTCGAACAGTCGGTCGGTGGTCGTCGTTTCTCCTGGTTTCGCGAGACGTGCGAGCTGCTCGAGGGCCACCGGGACACCCCGTTCGGGACGTTGGCCGCTGCGGCGGATTGGGTCAGTCCCTTCACCAACATGGGGGCGGACCGATTGGCGTACATCAACGCAGACGTGACCCTCTATTGCAGCCGTCTCCCGGTTGGGCCGTGGATCGGCTTCGAGAACCTCGACCACGTCCGAAGCGGCGGTGTGTCGGTGTCGGTGTGCGCGCTGCACGACACTGTCGGCCGTATCGGGA